The Bemisia tabaci chromosome 5, PGI_BMITA_v3 genome includes a window with the following:
- the LOC109040779 gene encoding uncharacterized protein, whose amino-acid sequence MESEKRGRKSLAVLPDAALVGKNPQDIDDLVQGFKILQKLLSARNIDPFLDRPNENESDIMANYYEVIDEPMWFHEVKEKYVSGAYSTIPEFVLDVRQIFANCFRFWGPKNPLTKVALRLETLFEQELLTLPADTQAVCSLEATHGFKEEDLVYKKEGVTSRLLQWVINEQSEKEMAETEELPLIERKEQQENLEKGVVSWENGILYADEGIQDLIKTMFELPQIGLFLCHVVPTFNLEQLSQYEVERMLLVPQFSKSLAALMTSLLSSRKDKSKVLYGPPMPYEVWSARLNNRVATWYKTYHTKKNKFHEILSATGIEHMFWLVMGEPNPLERFQFHELHFQKRVWILKTLLDTLVHSHKTVYDLLSDRLSIVPPEVLGEDKKGFSYLYFPAFTDLRVYRQSKSTYSKFNINRWEKIVRVPVANGDTDCPPSKCVLPSKNDFELLATSISELRNVYSNLVETEFSSKSNCDNKSSPLLENIDRLLKDWSSLESKHSINLSHIRQKMYREWKTLYDRSLESTTADIAYWEKDGNNRKPAEEEEEEEDSNDHIIDKTESAVEKPHLDEPQNTTTREINLRERKSKTDSNLSMTMMALNEVRGESDTSDEDEDLFDDSEEEWVAEGSKKRVKQPSSRRKKRCPSKNSEADAVQEAVDKNIKMNEELEKQKKDEKAQRLNMNSNTILCDSDKFVIQEPQRNLIRCKDPTKLLQSLADIKSESIKVIRDLVAPAQIKAEGTKPPSPETISIDDDDEVPGDEASSTTSSINVANKTPENGNVHMISMNLRVDQSPIRSPAIVTPSTVTDLPADVDDDVQILQTSVVSKPGAQSIPSPALNPMHNLNRMVSPQNVRLVGPNVSRMPFTKASFQTALPGNNLTPIKKTFPVVKNGPVARLRGSIPRVRNGMMQQTFRGMAPRMTSSIRQPNQSILRQKFRNPVAYNAYRTPVQQRITSSSASTPRRQSAPYTPPLSNSSNSRLNNLPNSAPSKAISNILSSVEVANSLSSGKRKSSLLNSITITPINNSAVTITPVLQTNQVKKVSRNLNFSSPSKSSSRLVYIKGRVILDPVDLCYSVQIANGRKYKLTPQQLDECRRNNGGVMPPTISIPVPEDVANLLEPEVVEID is encoded by the exons ATGGAGTCTGAGAAGAGAGGTCGGAAATCCCTGGCCGTCCTACCAGACGCGGCTCTAGTAGGAAAAAACCCACAAGATATCGATGATCTGGTTCAGGGATTTAA GATTCTACAGAAACTGCTCAGTGCTCGAAATATTGATCCGTTTCTTGATCGCCCtaatgaaaatgaaagtgaCATCATGGCAAACTACTATGAAGTCATTGATGAACCCATGTGGTTCCATGAAg tgAAAGAAAAGTATGTGAGTGGAGCCTATTCTACAATCCCAGAATTTGTTCTGGATGTTCgacaaatttttgcaaattgttttcggttttggggtccaaaaaaTCCACTCACCAAAGTTGCCTTGAGGTTGGAGACTCTGTTTGAGCAAGAACTTTTGACATTACCAGCTGATACGCAGGCTGTTTGCTCCTTAGAAGCAACCCATGGATTTAAAGAAGAAGATCTTGTTTACAAAAAAGAGGGAGTCACGTCCCGGCTTTTGCAGTGGGTCATAAACGAGCAATCAGAAAAAGAGATGGCAGAAACGGAAGAGCTGCCTTTAATTGAACGGAAGGAACAGCAGGAAAATTTGGAGAAGGGAGTTGTCTCTTGGGAAAATGGAATCTTGTATGCTGATGAAGGCATTCAAGATCTCATAAAGACAATGTTTGAG TTACCACAAATTGGACTATTTTTATGCCATGTAGTGCCTACATTTAATTTAGAACAGCTGAGTCAGTATGAAGTTGAACGTATGTTACTAGTTCCACAGTTCTCAAAAAGTTTAGCAGCCCTAATGACTTCACTACTCTC GAGTAGGAAAGACAAATCAAAAGTTTTATATGGTCCTCCTATGCCCTATGAAGTTTGGTCTGCAAGACTGAATAACAGGGTGGCAACTTGGTACAAAACATATCACaccaagaaaaataaatttcatgag atcCTCTCGGCAACTGGCATCGAACACATGTTCTGGTTAGTAATGGGTGAACCCAATCCTTTGGAAAGGTTCCAATTCCATGAATTACATTTCCAAAAAAGAGTTTGGATTTTGAAGACACTGCTTGATACCCTAGTA CATAGCCACAAAACAGTGTATGACCTCCTAAGTGATCGGTTGTCAATCGTCCCACCAGAAGTACTGGGAGAAGACAAGAAAGGATTTAGTTACCTGTATTTCCCTGCTTTTACGGACTTGAGAGTCTACAGACAGTCAAAAAGCACTTACTCAAAGTTCAACATTAACAGATGGGAGAAAATAGTTCGAGTACCCGTGGCGAATGGTGATACAGATTGTCCTCCGAGCAAGTGTGTTCTGCCCTCAAAAAATGACTTCGAGTTGTTGGCCACCTCTATTAGCGAGTTAAGAAATGTATATAGTAATTTAGTTGAGActgaattttcctccaaaagcaACTGTGATAATAAGAGCTCTCCGCTTCTGGAAAACATCGATAGGCTGTTGAAAGACTGGTCCTCTCTCGAGTCGAAGCATTCGATTAATCTGAGTCACATCAGGCAGAAGATGTATAGGGAATGGAAAACTTTGTATGATAG GTCATTGGAATCTACAACTGCAGATATTGCCTACTGGGAGAAAGACGGTAACAACAGGAAACCTgctgaagaagaagaggaagaagaagatagcAATGACCATATTATTGATAAGACTGAATCCGCAGTGGAAAAGCCCCACCTAG ATGAACCTCAGAATACCACCACTCGGGAAATAAACTTACGAGAAAGGAAGTCAAAAACAGACTCAAATTTGAGCATGACCATGATGGCTTTGAATGAAGTCAGAGGTGAGTCAGACACAAGCGATGAAGATGAGGATTTATTCGACGACTCAGAAGAAGAGTGGGTCGCTGAAGGATCCAAAAAAAGAGTAAAACAACCATCTTCAAGACGGAAAAAGAGGTGTCCATCCAAAAACTCCGAGGCTGACGCCGTTCAAGAAGCTGTGgacaaaaacataaaaatgaatgagGAGTTAGAGAAACAAAAGAAAGATGAAAAAGCACAAAGACTGAATATGAATTCGAACACCATCCTATGCGACAGTGACAAGTTTGTCATCCAAGAACCACAACGGAATCTAATTAGGTGCAAAGACCCAACAAAACTGCTTCAAAGCTTGGCAGACATCAAGAGTGAATCCATCAAGGTGATTCGAGATCTTGTAGCTCCTGCCCAAATAAAAGCTGAAGGTACAAAGCCTCCATCGCCGGAAACCATCAGTATCGACGATGATGATGAAGTTCCGGGTGATGAAGCAAGTTCCACAACAAGTTCAATCAATGTTGCTAACAAAACTCCTGAGAATGGAAATGTACATATGATCAGTATGAACTTACGAGTAGACCAGTCTCCTATTAGATCTCCAGCAATTGTCACTCCATCCACTGTAACTGACTTGCCTGCAGATGTAGATGACGATGTACAAATCTTGCAAACTAGTGTGGTGTCCAAGCCTGGAGCGCAATCGATCCCAAGCCCAGCCCTCAATCCGATGCACAACTTGAATCGTATGGTGTCGCCTCAAAACGTCAGATTGGTAGGTCCTAATGTTTCAAGAATGCCATTTACCAAAGCTAGCTTTCAAACTGCGCTGCCAGGGAATAATTTAACGCCTATTAAAAAGACATTCCCAGTTGTAAAGAACGGTCCGGTTGCAAGACTGCGGGGGAGTATCCCTCGGGTTAGAAATGGAATGATGCAACAAACGTTCCGAGGGATGGCTCCTCGAATGACCTCATCAATACGCCAGCCAAACCAGAGCATTCTCCGACAGAAGTTCCGAAATCCTGTCGCTTACAATGCGTATAGAACCCCTGTGCAACAAAGAATCACAAGTTCCTCTGCGTCGACTCCAAGGAGACAGTCAGCACCTTATACACCTCCTCTGTCGAATTCATCGAATTCTAGGCTTAATAATCTTCCTAACAGTGCACCATCTAAAGCTATCTCCAATATTCTCAGCTCAGTGGAAGTGGCCAACTCCTTATCGTCTGGTAAAAGAAAAAGTAGCCTGCTGAACTCTATCACAATAACACCCATTAATAATAGTGCAGTCACGATAACGCCAGTTTTACAAACGAACCAAGTAAAAAAAGTctcaagaaatttaaatttctcttcACCATCAAAATCCAGCTCCAGGTTAGTCTATATCAAAGGTAGAGTGATCTTGGATCCTGTCGATCTATGCTACTCGGTTCAAATTGCCAATGGGCGCAAGTACAAACTAACCCCCCAACAACTGGACGAGTGCAGGCGGAACAATGGCGGCGTCATGCCCCCCACCATATCAATTCCAGTTCCTGAGGATGTTGCGAATCTTCTAGAGCCAGAAGTTGTGGAGATAGATTAG